From Nocardioides faecalis:
GGGACGGGGCGGGTCCACGATGCCGACCAGGCCGACCAGCTCCAGGTCGCCCGCGACGTCAGCGGCGGTGAGGCCGGCGGGGGCGGCGGCACGGGGCACGGTGCGGGCCGCGGCCAGCACCCGCAGCCCCTGGGCGCTGAGCTCTTCGATCCGTCGCTCCCACAGGCCGGTGTCCAGCGGCTCGGCACCGCCGTCGGCGCCGGCCTGGGAGGTGCACCGGGCCAGCACCCGGTCCGGCGCCCCCTTGAGGAGCACGTGCCGCTCGCCGTGCGGGGACTCGACGAGGACGGCCATGTACTTGGTCGCGGAGTCGAACGGGAGCTCTGCGTGCCGGGTCCAGCCGTCGGGGGTGAACCCGGCCTTGGGTCCGAGCGCCCGCAGCGAGCCGTCGGTCGGCTCCCCGACCAGCCGCCACCCGTCGTCCTCGCGGACGAGGCGGGCGTCGTTGCACAGGGTCATCACCTCGGCCAGCACCCTCAGGTCGGCCCGGTCCTCGACGCTCACCGGAGCGTCGTCGAGTCGGACCTCGCCCTCGGGGGCGTACCCGACGCCCGTGACCTCGAGCTCGACGTCGGCGGTGAGCACGCGGGTGGCGGTCATCTCGTTCTTGGTCAGCGTGCCGGTCTTGTCCGAGCAGATGGTGGTGACCGAGCCGAGCGTCTCCACCGACGGCAGCCGACGGGTGATCGCGCGCCGCCGAGCCATCTGCTGGACGCCGAGTGCCATCGTGATCGTGACGAGTGCCGGCATCCCCTCCGGCACGGCGGCGACCGCGAAGCCGATCGCGGCCGAGATGAGGTGCTCGGCGCCGTCTCCGTAGACCAGTGCGCCGACCAGGATCATCACCGCGGCCATGACCACGATGAGCACGGCGAGCTGCTTGCCGAAACGGCCCAGGGTGCGTGAGAGCGGCGTCTCCAGCGGCTCGACCTCGGCGATCATCGCCTGGATCCGGCCGATCTCGGTGTCGGCCCCCGTACCCACGACGACCCCGCGACCCGTGCCCGCCACGACCAGGGTCCCGGAGAACAGCATGCTGCTGCGGTCGCCGATCCCGGCGTCCGCGGCGACCGGTTCCGGGGACTTGCCGGCAGCCACCGACTCGCCGGTCAGGGCCGACTCCTCGACCTGCAGGTTGACCGCCTCGCTCAGGCGGATGTCCGCGGGCACCCGGTCCCCCGCCGCGACACGCACCACGTCCCCGGGCACCAGGCCCTCGGCCTCGGCGTGGCGCCAGGCGCCGTCGCGGCGGACCGCGGCCCGCACGGAGAGCATCTTGGAAATGGCGTTCAGCGCCTGCTCGGCCCGGCCCTCCTGGATCAGCCCGACGGCGGCGTTGATCACGGTGACGGCGACGATGACGGTGACGTCCACCCAGTCGCGCAGCAGCGCCTTCAGGGCCGCGGAGGCGAGCAGGACGTAGATCAGGACGTCTCGGAACTGGTCGAGCACCCGCCGCCACCAGGGTGTGCGGGCGGGAGGTGCGAGCCGGTTCGGGCCGACCTCGTCCAGGCGGCGACGCGCCTCGTCACCGCTGAGGCCATCCCTGGTGACTCCCAGCTGCGCCAGCACCTCGTCGGCCGGCCGCGCCCAGGGCGCCTCGCCGGCCTCCACGGTCGAGCCGGGAGCCGCCATGCATCCATACAACCAGGGACCCGATGCGCGGCGGCGAGATCGCGCGGGCGCCCCTCGGCTCACCTGGTCAGCAGCGCGACGCACTCCACGTGGTGCGTCATCGGAAAAAGGTTTCGGCCCCTGAGCGTCAACGCGATCCTTTGCGATCGGACGCCTCCGTGACCCAGAAACCACCTCTGACCTGCAGCGATGCCGTTCTCGACATTGGTGGGCGTCGGCGCGGGGTTGCAGACCTATGCGAATCAAAGCGAGCCCATTCCGAGCCCTCCCGTCGACGGCCGCCGACGAGCGCACCCGGCTGCAGGTGCAGCGCCGCAGACCGCGTTGATGAGAGTCCGAGGCGGGACGGCTAGCTAGCGCAATAGCTACTTCGCTACCTCCTCTCGCCACAACGAGAGAAGGCGGTCTGTCCTCTGTGGCACTGTCCCGCGCGTTACCTCGGGTGGCCGATAGCCACCACCCTGCCCTGTGGAGCCCGGACTTTCCTCGACACCTTTCCACGAAGCAAGGCGACGCGGTCGCAGAGCCGCGCCGCTGAGGGGATGACCGACCTCGTCTCAGCGCTGCACCTTGTCAGCGGCGAGCCGTTCACCGACCTGCGCAAGGACGGCTGGGGTTGGCTCGTCGGAGGCGACCGCCTCGACCACATCATGACCGCGGCGATCGTGGACGTCGGGCACATCGTCACCACCCATGCTCTGGCAAGTGGCGACTTCGCGCTGGCCGACTTCGGGTCCAACGTCGCACTCGCCGCGTCGCCGTACGACGAAGTTGCGAATCTCGACCGCGTCGCGGTCGACCGGGCCATGGGCGACGTTGAAGGAGCCGAAGCACGGCAGCGGAACGGCATCTCCAACCGAAGCGACGACGACTACGGGCCGATCGAGATTCCGCCCCGCACGTCCGGGATCATGAAGCAGAATCAGTCGTCTTCCACCCGTCGTACTGGCTAGTTCATGCCCCTAGATCACGGGTGACGTGCGCGTAAAGCCCCGGCAGTCCTCCATATCGATCCCATGGTCCGTTGCGGAGGAAGTGGCTGACCGTGATCCCGTGCACCATGCTCGCGGGGTCGAAGTGACGGACACCCGGTGCCGCCAACATCGTGCGCTGATAGTTGACGTCGACGCCACGCTTAGGATCAGGGCCCTTGTCTGCGTACACCACCCACTCAGCCTCGGGGATGGCTGCCTTGGCCAGCAGGCCCCAGTGGATCCCGACGAGATCGATCAACCAAAGTCCGTCATCGGAGAAGTACTCACTCGGTTCGGCCGCATGCCAGGGAGGCCGTGTTCCGCGCTGGGGATCGTCTGCTGGTTGCGATGTCCGAAGCGTCAGCTCCCTGGCTCCTGCGGAGTCGAACCAGCGCGTGTACCAGTCCCAGAGGGCGGGAAGCTCCTCGGGGCCGTCGAGCAGCGCGCTCGGCTGGCCCGCGGCGGAGAGTTCCGCCGCTAGCCACCGTCGTCGTGGCTCGCCCGCCGCGGCATAGGCGTTCCGGTAGGAACGGGCGTCTTCGGCAGTCAGTTCACTGAAGTCAAGCACCCTTGCAGAACTCCTTGTCACGGGGTGTGAATGATGTAGGGGATGCCATTCTCCTCGAGGAGTTCGCGAAGATCGTCGTCAGGTCCGACACCGCCGTCCTCCTTCGGGAAGAATTGCCACTCGACATCATCGATTGGGGTATTGGTCCTCGAGGAGAGCTCGGTCCTTTCGGACTTGCTTGGCAATGAAGTCGTTGAGCTCGATAAACCCGTTCTTCGCTTCGATAGCGAGCTTGGTTGTTGGCGAGTAGACATCCGGATACCTGCCGCCTGTTCGGCCGGTCGATCCTGGCGCCGGGAACAACGTCTGCTTCGGCAGCGCGCCCGGCGTGATGCTGCGCAGGTAGTTCTCGGCTTCTTTCTCCTTCGCATACCTCCGAGGTGAGGGGGTTGTGTGCCGAGCTCCGTCGAGCCCACGGGCGAGGACGCCGAAGTCGAAGCGGTTGGTGGCGTAGTTGACAATTGCTTCGTCGGAGATCCCATGGTCACGGATCTTCTTGATGCTGGTCCCGTCGACGGCCTTGAGGATCTGCAGTTTGAGTCCGAGCGGGATCTTCTTGCTCGAGGTGATGAACCCGACGGTGTCGAGAGCCCGTCGTGCAGAGACTCGGTTGATGAACTTCAACGTCTTCGAGTCCACGGCCCCGGCGTCCCCGACGATCGGGATGAGCGAGATGAGCGACAGAGCTGAGATCCCGGCGCTGACGACGTCGAGGTCGGTGACGGCACCGATGAAGTCGACGATGTCCTTGTAACCGAAGAATCCGGCCACGATGGTGGTGATGACGCCCGTAGGCGCGCTCCGCGCCCGCCTACGGACCGTTGTGCGTGCTCAGAGGCTCTCCCCTGCCACGTAGCAGTCCCGCTGCCACGTAGCAGCAGGGCTCGACCACAGGGCCGGAATCCGGGCTCGCGATTCCAAAGTGAGCCCAAAGTGAGCCCTAAGGCCGGTTTTCGGGGGTCGACGCCGGAGATCGCGATCACATCACCGCGGATCAGAGGCGGTTTTCGTCAGCAGCGCGACGCATTCCACGTGGTGCGTCATCCGGAGCAGGTTTCGGCCCCTGAGCGTGAACGCGATCCCTTGCGATCGGACGCTTCCGTAGCCCAGAAACCGCCTCTGACCTGCAGCGATGTCGTTCTCGACCTTGGTGGGCGTCGGCGTCGGACATGTCGAGGTCTTTCAGGTGGACGGCGTAGGAACCTCCATCCTTGAGAGGCCTCGACCTCTATCTGCTCAACGACGCGCCGTCTGACCACGACGGGGAACTACACCCTCGTCCGTGAAGAGCCCTCAATCGTGGAGCGGATAGTCGCAACGCGTAGGCGCGACGTCGAACTCACTCCTGCGAGCACCACCCGCGTCGCAACGCCGTCAAGGCGCTTCCAAGGACCAGGTGGGCCACCTCGGCTCCGTGCGGATGAAGGCCCTCAACACCGCCTTCCACGGTCCCGACCAGTGGTAGGCGTTCGCCGCGACCACGCGCCCGAAGCACGCCGCGACCACCGCATGGGTGGCGCAGGTCGGAGCTCGCGTAGATGAGCAGGTCGCGGTGCGCGGCCAACTGCCGGCGCACTACACGACCGCAGGCGCCGAGGCTGCCGCCGCAAGGTTGAAGTCGATGCTCGAGCAGCGCTCGCTCAGCCTCCGGAACAAGGACCGACCAGCCGTCTGCTCGGCCTCGTGCGGCTGCACCTGGCCGGGGTCGATGACCCCGGGGCGCAATCACCGCGTCCTGCGCGCTACCGCCGAGGCGGCAGGCGGCCGAGGGGCTACCCCAGGGGCAGCAACCGCGACCCGCGCGGCACCGCCTCGCTGCGCTGACTCCAGCGCAGATGGAGCTGCAGATGCACGAAGTAGGAAGCCCTGGAGTCGCCCCTGGCCGACCGTGCGCCAAGTGGCGGGCTACAGCGCCAGCTTGAAGCCCTCATGGGAGGCGATGAAGCCGAGCCCGGAGTAGAAGCGGTGCGCCTCGGGACGCTGCTTGTCGCTGGTGAGCTGGACCAGGCCGCAGCCGCGGCGCTTGGCCTCGGCGATGGCCCAGGTGAACATGGCCCGGCCCAGACCGCTGCTCCGCAGGTCGGCGTGGACCCGAACCGCCTCGATTTGGGCCCGTAGCGCGCCGCGGCGAGCGAGCCCGGGAATGAAGGTCAGCTGCATCGTCGCCACGACCATGCCGTCGGACTCTGCCACCAGCAGGAGATGTGCTGCGTCTGCGTCGATAGCCTCGAAGGCCCGGACATACGTCTGGAGCCCCTCCGCGCCCTCTGCTCCGTCTCGCCCCGCGCCCAGCGGGTCGTCGGTCAAGAGCTCGACGATGCTCGGCACGTCGTGGATGGTCGCTCGTCGCAGACTCGCGGTGGCGTCGGGGGTTCGGAGCAGTCCTAGTTCGGTCACGTCGCAGATGGTGCCCTACCCACGACAGGTGACAGACGCCTTGCCTGAGCGGACGATCGGATCGCGGCAGCCTGATCACGGCGTGAACGGTTGCTACGGCCACCCGACGCGGTAGTAGCCGACCGGCAGCGCTACGCATCATCTCCGTCACCGCGATCTACCGTGACGCAGCCCAAGCGGCCGGAGTCTTCGGCTTCGCACGAGTGACGCGGCGCGCCGTCGAGGCGGGCTACATGTCTGCAGCCGAGGGGGACGAGTGGCTTCGTGACCTCAGCACCGAGCGCTTCTTCGCGTCGGTGAGCCTCTTCGTCACACTCGCCGAGAAGCCCGGCTCGTGGGGTGGCCCGGATCTCGGCAGATCTGGTAACTGGCGTCACCAATAGGGACACACCCAGTGAGAGCCCTCGGGCGACCTGGATCGCCCCGACGGCCCGTAGACACGCTCCGCGCCCGTCTACGGGCCGTTGTGCGTGCTCAGAGGCTCTCCCCTGCCACGTAGCAGCAGGGCTCGAGCACAGGGCCGGAATCCGGGCTCGCGATTCCAAAGTGAGCGCAAAGTGAGCCCTAAGGCCGGTTTTCGGGGGTCGACGCCGGAGGCCGAGATCACATCACCGCAGGTCAGAGCCAGTTTTCGTCAGCAAAGCGACGCATTCGACGTGGGTGGTAGCAATGGAATTTGCTAACTTAGGTTTACGGAAATATATCCACTTTGACTGTTCTAGGAAACTTATCCACTCCAGTGTCAGTTTTCTTACCAAATCTAAAATTGTTTATTTCAGCTCGTTAATCTCTTTCTGCAGATTTGCTAAAAATCTTCCCGCATGCGCTCCATCCATTTGCGCATGGTGGAACTGAAACGAAATTGGTAATTCATATCTAAATAGTTTCTTTCTATATTTCCCCCAGATTATAAATGGGTTATTAAAAATTCCACTATTCATACCAACAGCACCATCAATTTCAGTATCAACAATTGCTGATGTGCCAATAACCATACTATCTTCGGACAAATCTCTGTCCTGGCAAGTTTTGGCAACTTGTGTTGTGTATTCCAAATACTCCTGATTGAAAACAGTTAAATCATCTGTTTGCATAATATCACAAGAACTTACTTCATCATTCTTATTTTTCACAATAGTGTTTACCGCAATTGTGTCATACTGCATAAGTTTGTCGCCAACCGGAAGTATATAAAATTCTTTTACACTTGCGGCCGCATTTCCAATGCAATAATCCAGAAGCATATTGAACTTCATATTCTTTTTCTTACTGACTTTGACAATATTTGTTACATCTAAAGTTTTGAAGAAAGTAACCATCGGATTTGGCGCTTTCATCCAAAGTTCATATGCCATATTTCTTGTTGTGTCTTTTGGGTGAATTTTTCTCGCCATAATATCCTCCAAAATTTATTTTCTTGTCAGCAGACATACGCACTCAACGTGGTGCGTCATCGGGAACAGGTCGAAGGCGCGCAGCGAGACCAGCCGGTAGCCGTGCTCGGCGAAGATCGCGACGTCGCGGGCCAGCGCGGCGGGGTCGCAGGCGACATAGGCGACCGCGCGCGGGGCGCGGGCGACGACCTGCTCGACCACGGCCCGCTTGGCGCCGACCCGGGGCGGGTCGAGCACGACCAGGTCGACGGTGTCCCACTCGTCGCCGAGGCCTGCCGGGCCGCCGGCGAGCACCTCGCCGACGTCACCGGGACTTACCGTGACCTCGGGACAGTTCGCCGCGGCCAGCCGGGAGGCTGCCGGGTCGCCCTCCACCGAGGCGACCCGACCGTCGGGCCCCACGGCGTCGGCGAGGAAACGGGTGAACAGCCCGACCCCGGCGTACAGGTCCAGCACCGACTCCCCCGGCTGCGGCGCCAGCGCTTCGAGCACCGCGCCCACCAGCGCCTCGGGAGCACCGGGGTGCACCTGCCAGAAGCCGCCGGCCGCAACCTGGAAGGTGTGCCCGCGCACGTCGTACGACGGCGCGCCGGGTGCCTCCAACAGGCACTCGTCGACCTCGACGACCTCGTGCGAGCGGTGCTTGCGCATCCCGCGGCCACCGTCGGGCAGCGGCACGTACCGCTGCCGGGTGCGCCAGCGCAGCCCGTCGACGTCGCCGGGCACCGCCTCGACCTCGACCGCGACGTCGAGGCCGGCCAGCCGGCGCAGCTGCTCGGCGACGACGGCGGCCTTGAGCGCGCGCTGCGCGGGCAGCGCCACGTGCTGGAAGTCGCAGCCGCCGCACAGGCCGGGGCCGGCGTAGCGGCACGGCGGGGTGACCCGGTCGGGTGAGGCCTCGAGGACCTCGACCGCGTCGCCGCGCCAGAACCGGTCGCCGTCGGTGCCCTCGGTGATCTCCACGATCACCCGCTCCCCGGGCAGGGCGTGGCGCACGAAGATCACCCGTGACTCCGCGCGGGCGACGAAGTGGCCGCCGTGCGCGACCGGGCCGACCTCGACCTCGAAGCGCCGGCCCACGGCGGAGGCTCCGCGTTCCTGCCGCGGCCGGTTGTGGCGGGCCTGGCTGCCGCGGCCGGTCCGGCGCCGGTCGGGACGGGAGCGCGCGGAGCGCCGGTCGGGTGAAGGCGTGGGGCTCATGGCTGCGGCTTCCGGCCCGAGCGCTCCGCCACGCGTCCGCGGCGCAGGTCGCCGGGGCGCACCCGGGACTCCTCGCGCTCCCCGCGCTCACGCGCGATCTCGGAGGAGCGCAGCTGGAACGGCACCGAGATCACCATGACGCCGGGGCTGAACAGCAGCCGGCCCTTGAGCCGCAGCGCGGTCTGGTTGTGCAGCAGCTGCTCCCACCAGCGCCCGACGACGTACTCGGGGATGTAGACCGCGACCACCCCGCGCGGGTTGGCCCGGCGGATCGCGGCGGCGTACTCCACGATCGGCTTGACCACCTCGCGGTACGGCGAGTGCAGCACCCGCAGCGGGACGCCGGTGTTGCGCTGGTCCCACTCGGCGAGCAGCCGGTCGGTCTCGGCGTCGTCGACGGAGACGTAGACGCCCTCGAGCGCGTTGGGCCGGGTCGCCTTCGCGAACGCCAGTGCGCGCAGGGTCGGCTTGTGCAGCTTGGAGACCAGGACGATGGCGTGCACCCGGGTGGGGAGCACCTTGTCCTCCTCGTCGGCGGCGAGCTCGGCCTCCACGCTCTCGTAGTGGGCGCGGATGGCGCGCATGACCGTGAAGAAGAGAGCCATCGCCAACACCGTGATCCAGGCGCCCTGGGTGAACTTGGTGAGGAGCACGACGACGAGGACGACGGCGGTGAAGCCCAGCCCGATCGCGTTGATCACCCGGGCGCGCACCATCCGGCGCCGTTGGGCCGGGTCGCGCTCGGTCTGCAGCGCGCGTGTCCAGTGCCGGATCATCCCGAGCTGGCTGAGGTTGAACGAGACGAACACACCGACGATGTAGAGCTGGATGAGCCGCGTGGTCTGGGCGTCGAAGATCCAGATCAGCGCGATCGCCATCACCGCGAGGAACACGATGCCGTTGCTGTAGGCGAGCCGGTCGCCGCGTGCGCCCAGCGCCCGGGGCGCGAGGCCGTCCTTGGCCAGGATCGAGCCGAGCACCGGGAAGCCGTTGAACGCGGTGTTGGCGGCGAGCACCAGGATGATCCCGGTGACCGTGACGGTGAAGTAGAAGCCGGGGCTGAAGTCGTGGAACACCGCCCGCGCGATCTGCGCGATCACGGTGTGCTGGTCGTAGCCGGGGCCCACCGGCTCGCCGTCGCGGGTGAGCCGGTCCAGGTGGTGCGGGTCGACGTAGCGGATCCCCATCTGCTTGGCCAGCACGATGACGCTGACGATCATCGTGATCGCGATCAGTCCCAGCAGCAGCAGCGTGGTGGCGGCGTTGCGGCTCTTCGGGCGCCGGAAGGCGGGCACGCCGTTGGAGATCGCCTCCACCCCGGTCAGCGCGGCACACCCCGAGGAGAAGGCTCGGGCCAGCAGGATCATCAGCCCGAAGGTGGTCAGCGGCTCGTCCCAGCCGGGCTCGGGGGTGATGTCGAGGTCGGCGCTCTCCACCTGCGGCAGCGTGCCGAAGGCGAGCTCGACGAAGCCGAAGCCGCACATCACGAAGATCGCGAACATGAACAGGTACGTCGGCACGGCGAACACACGACCCGACTCCCGGATCCCGCGAAGGTTCACCGCCATCAGCAGCACCACCGCGACGGTGGCGACGGTCACCTCGTGGTGCTGCAGCGCGGGGATCGCGGCCGCGGCGTACTGCGACCCCGAGGAGATCGACACCGCCACCGTCAGCACGTAGTCGACCAGCAGCGCGCTGCCCACCGTGATCCCGGCGTTGCGACCGAGGTTGACCTTCGCCACCTCGTAGTCGCCGCCGCCCGAGGGGTAGGCGTGCACCGTCTGGCGGTACGACGCGATGACCGCGGCCATCACCAGGGCGACGGCGATCGCGATCTTCCAGGACCACACGTACTGCGTGACACCGGCGACCGCGAGCATGATGAAGACCTCGTCGGGGGCGTAGGCCACCGAGGAGAGCGCGTCGCTGGCGAAGACCGGCAACGCGATGCGCTTCGGGAGCAACGTCTCCCCCAGCTGAGCGCTGCGGAGCTTGCGGCCCAGCAGGATGCGCTTGGAGACATCGCCGACACCCACGAGCGACAACGGTAGGGCATGCGCGGTGCTATAGCGTGCTCACCGTGCACGTCGTGATCATGGGATGTGGCCGCGTCGGCTCGACCCTGGCCCGGAGCCTCGAGGACCGTAACCACACGGTCTCCATCATCGACTCCGAACCAGACTCCTTCCGGCGCCTGGGCCCGGGGTTCAACGGGGACAAGATCCCCGGCATCGGCTTCGACCAGGAGGTGCTGGAGAAGGCCGGGATCCGTCGGGCGGACGCCTTCGCCGCCGTCTCCAGCGGTGACAACTCCAACATCATCGCCGCGCGGGTCGCCCGGGAGACCTTCGGCATCGCCCAGGTCGTCGCCCGCATCTACGACCCCGGCCGCGCCGAGGTCTACCAGCGCCTCGGGATCACCACGGTGGCCACCGTCAAGTGGACCGCCGACCAGGTGCTGCGCCGCATCCTGCCCGCCGGTGCGGAGCCGGACTTCCGCGACCCCTCGGGCACCATCCGCGTCGAGCACGTGCTGACCCCCGAGAGCTGGGTCGGCGCCCGCGTCGGCCAGCTGCAGGAGGAGGGCCGGCTGCGGGTGGCGTGGATCGACCGTCTCGGCGAGGGGATGCTGCCCGACCGCGACAGCGTCATCCAGGAGGGCGACCTGCTCCACCTGGTGACCCACGAGGCGCACGCGGACCACTCCTACCAGGTGCTCAACCACGGACCCGAACGACGGGGACAGTGAGGACGTCATGAGGGTCGCCATCGCCGGAGCAGGTGCCGTGGGTCGCTCGATCGCTCGCGAGCTGATCGAGAACGGCCACGAGGTGCTGCTCATCGACAAGTCCCCCAGCGCGATCCGCCCCGAGCGGGTGCCGGACGCGGAGTGGCTGCTGGCCGACTCCTGCGAGCTCTCCTCGCTGGAGGAGGCGCGCCTGGACCGCTGCGACGTCGTCATCGCCGCCACCGGCGACGACAAGGCCAACCTGGTCACGTCGCTGCTGGCCAAGACCGAGTTCGGTGTGCCGCGCACGGTGGGCCGGGTGAACCACCCGAACAACGAGTGGTTGTTCACCGAGGCGTGGGGGGTCGACGTCAACGTCTCGACCCCGCGGATCATGTCGGCGCTCGTCGAGGAGGCCGTCACCGTGGGTGACCTCGTCCGGCTGTTCACCTTCCGCCAGGGCAACGCCAACCTGGTGGAGATGACGATGCCGGCCGACTCGCCGTACGTGGGCAAGCCCTCGGGGCTGATCCCGCTGCCGGACAACTGTGCGCTGGTCACCATCCTGCGCGACGGGCAGGTGTACGTGCCGACAGCCGAGCAACCGGTGGAGTCCGGCGACGAGCTGCTGTTCGTGGTGCCCGCCGAGGCAGAGGACGAGCTCGAGCAGCTGCTCGCGCCCTCCACGCACCCTGCGAAGCCGCACCCCCCGAAGACGCACTGAGGCGCCGCCCAGGCGGCACGCACCGCTCAGGCGGGACGGGGCCCGGCGGGCTCCTCCGGGTCGGCCTCACGGGCGTCCAGGGCCTCCAGCGGGGTCGCGTTGCGCGCCAGCAGCCAGATCATCGCCGACCACGAGCCGATCCGGAGCACCCAGCCCAGCCCGGTGCGCAGCACCAAGATCAGCACGACCGCGAAATCGGGGTCGATGACGTCGTTGCGCCCCAGCAGCCACACCGGCCCTTGGAGCAGCACGCCGATCGCGCCGGGGGCCAGCATCACCCAGGTCAGCCGGCTGCACAGCCGCACCACCTGCCGGTCGTCGTGCCAGGCGGTGGGGTCGCCGGTGACGCCGCCGAGCATGAACCCGAGCATGGGCCAGCCCGCCAGGCAGCTGGCGCCCAGCACGATGGTGTAGCCGAGGCTGATCAAGATCCCGGGCAGGAAGAACGCCAGCGCCTGGTCGCTCTCCGAGCCTCCCGAGCTCTCCGCCCAGCGCACGAACACCCAGCCGATGCCGATCCCGAAGATCGCGTTGAGCACGAACTGGGTGGTGCTGCGCTGCACGAGACGCAGCAGCAGCGCGGCGCCGGCGACCACGAGGCTCGCGACCAGCGCCCACTGCAGCTCCTTGGTGCTCAGCCACAGCACCGTGAACACGATGCCGGGCACCCCCGCCTCGAGCATGCCGCGCCGCCCGCCCAGGGCGGTGGCGAGCTGGTGGCGCACCAGCGCCTCGACGGTCTCGACCCCGACGGGTGCCGCCGCGGTGGGCTCGGTGGACTCGGTCGGGTCGGGGCGATCGCTCACAGCAGCTCGTATCTGGGGTTGTAGAGCACCCGGACGCCGTCGTGCATGCCGATGCGTCCGGACACCTCGATGCCGCGGCCCGGGCCGATGCCGGCGATCCGCCGGCGTCCGAGCCAGATCACGGTGACGGTGCCGGTGCCGTCGTACAGCTCCGCCTCGAGGGCGGGGACGCCGCCGCGGGGACGGAGGGTGACGGTGCGCAGGGTCCCGCGCAGCCGGACCTTCTCGCGGTCGGGCGCCTCGGCGACCGTGACCACGCCGGCCCCGGTGTAGGTCTTGCGCAGGTCGCGCGCCTCGGCCTCCTCAGAGCTCGCCCACCGGCTGATCGTGCGCCGCAAGCGGCTCTTGGTCCCCATGGCTCAGCTCTCGGGTGCTGCCTTCGGGCGCGCGCCCTCGGGCAGCGAGAGCGGCAGCTGCTCACCGACCGGCATCGCGTGGTTGCCGCGGCGCACCGCGAGCCGGGCCACCGCGTCCTCCCACTCGCCCGCGTCCTCCGGCGAGCGCGCGGGCTCGCCCAGGTACGTCGCGCGCAGCAGCCAGCGGGGGCCGTTGATGCCGACC
This genomic window contains:
- a CDS encoding potassium channel family protein, which translates into the protein MHVVIMGCGRVGSTLARSLEDRNHTVSIIDSEPDSFRRLGPGFNGDKIPGIGFDQEVLEKAGIRRADAFAAVSSGDNSNIIAARVARETFGIAQVVARIYDPGRAEVYQRLGITTVATVKWTADQVLRRILPAGAEPDFRDPSGTIRVEHVLTPESWVGARVGQLQEEGRLRVAWIDRLGEGMLPDRDSVIQEGDLLHLVTHEAHADHSYQVLNHGPERRGQ
- a CDS encoding class I SAM-dependent RNA methyltransferase, whose translation is MSPTPSPDRRSARSRPDRRRTGRGSQARHNRPRQERGASAVGRRFEVEVGPVAHGGHFVARAESRVIFVRHALPGERVIVEITEGTDGDRFWRGDAVEVLEASPDRVTPPCRYAGPGLCGGCDFQHVALPAQRALKAAVVAEQLRRLAGLDVAVEVEAVPGDVDGLRWRTRQRYVPLPDGGRGMRKHRSHEVVEVDECLLEAPGAPSYDVRGHTFQVAAGGFWQVHPGAPEALVGAVLEALAPQPGESVLDLYAGVGLFTRFLADAVGPDGRVASVEGDPAASRLAAANCPEVTVSPGDVGEVLAGGPAGLGDEWDTVDLVVLDPPRVGAKRAVVEQVVARAPRAVAYVACDPAALARDVAIFAEHGYRLVSLRAFDLFPMTHHVECVCLLTRK
- a CDS encoding cation-translocating P-type ATPase → MAAPGSTVEAGEAPWARPADEVLAQLGVTRDGLSGDEARRRLDEVGPNRLAPPARTPWWRRVLDQFRDVLIYVLLASAALKALLRDWVDVTVIVAVTVINAAVGLIQEGRAEQALNAISKMLSVRAAVRRDGAWRHAEAEGLVPGDVVRVAAGDRVPADIRLSEAVNLQVEESALTGESVAAGKSPEPVAADAGIGDRSSMLFSGTLVVAGTGRGVVVGTGADTEIGRIQAMIAEVEPLETPLSRTLGRFGKQLAVLIVVMAAVMILVGALVYGDGAEHLISAAIGFAVAAVPEGMPALVTITMALGVQQMARRRAITRRLPSVETLGSVTTICSDKTGTLTKNEMTATRVLTADVELEVTGVGYAPEGEVRLDDAPVSVEDRADLRVLAEVMTLCNDARLVREDDGWRLVGEPTDGSLRALGPKAGFTPDGWTRHAELPFDSATKYMAVLVESPHGERHVLLKGAPDRVLARCTSQAGADGGAEPLDTGLWERRIEELSAQGLRVLAAARTVPRAAAPAGLTAADVAGDLELVGLVGIVDPPRPEAVAAIAECKRGGIAVKMITGDHAGTATAIAREMGLAGDGTRVLTGAELEEMSDEALRERVREVDVYARTSPEHKVRIVRALQYHGEVVAMTGDGVNDAPALAQADVGVAMGIKGTEATKEAADVVLGDDNFATIVAAVEEGRRIYDNVRKSVLFLLPTNGAQSLVILIAVLAGLTLPLEPVQVLWINMVTAVTLSLSLANEPAERGSMDRPPRDPRAPLLSRAFLARVLVVSLLIGGVAMALFYYELERGAPIEEARTTAVSMLALAQLAYLLNCRFLQTSSVSRDVLHGNRAIWWSALALLVLQAVFVYAPFMHTWFGSAAIGMREWGLVLVLAVVVFALTELSKTLPRRRSGPEPDAQRTTS
- a CDS encoding CatA-like O-acetyltransferase, family 2 gives rise to the protein MARKIHPKDTTRNMAYELWMKAPNPMVTFFKTLDVTNIVKVSKKKNMKFNMLLDYCIGNAAASVKEFYILPVGDKLMQYDTIAVNTIVKNKNDEVSSCDIMQTDDLTVFNQEYLEYTTQVAKTCQDRDLSEDSMVIGTSAIVDTEIDGAVGMNSGIFNNPFIIWGKYRKKLFRYELPISFQFHHAQMDGAHAGRFLANLQKEINELK
- a CDS encoding GNAT family N-acetyltransferase, with translation MPSIVELLTDDPLGAGRDGAEGAEGLQTYVRAFEAIDADAAHLLLVAESDGMVVATMQLTFIPGLARRGALRAQIEAVRVHADLRSSGLGRAMFTWAIAEAKRRGCGLVQLTSDKQRPEAHRFYSGLGFIASHEGFKLAL
- a CDS encoding APC family permease, with product MGVGDVSKRILLGRKLRSAQLGETLLPKRIALPVFASDALSSVAYAPDEVFIMLAVAGVTQYVWSWKIAIAVALVMAAVIASYRQTVHAYPSGGGDYEVAKVNLGRNAGITVGSALLVDYVLTVAVSISSGSQYAAAAIPALQHHEVTVATVAVVLLMAVNLRGIRESGRVFAVPTYLFMFAIFVMCGFGFVELAFGTLPQVESADLDITPEPGWDEPLTTFGLMILLARAFSSGCAALTGVEAISNGVPAFRRPKSRNAATTLLLLGLIAITMIVSVIVLAKQMGIRYVDPHHLDRLTRDGEPVGPGYDQHTVIAQIARAVFHDFSPGFYFTVTVTGIILVLAANTAFNGFPVLGSILAKDGLAPRALGARGDRLAYSNGIVFLAVMAIALIWIFDAQTTRLIQLYIVGVFVSFNLSQLGMIRHWTRALQTERDPAQRRRMVRARVINAIGLGFTAVVLVVVLLTKFTQGAWITVLAMALFFTVMRAIRAHYESVEAELAADEEDKVLPTRVHAIVLVSKLHKPTLRALAFAKATRPNALEGVYVSVDDAETDRLLAEWDQRNTGVPLRVLHSPYREVVKPIVEYAAAIRRANPRGVVAVYIPEYVVGRWWEQLLHNQTALRLKGRLLFSPGVMVISVPFQLRSSEIARERGEREESRVRPGDLRRGRVAERSGRKPQP